The following DNA comes from Phytohabitans rumicis.
GACGGTGGCGCCGGCACCGGCGAGCGGTAGGAGGATCCTTCTCAAGCCTTCGGCGCCAGGTCGAACGACACCACGTCCTCCGGCTTGACCGCGGTCGGGATCACGCCGGCGTCCTTGACGACCGCGATGTTCTTGGTGACCCGGTCGAGGTCGAGGGCGCCCACCACGGCGCCGCCCTTGACGTACGGGGCCATCAGGGTCACCTCGGCGGCGGCCACCGGCTGCGGCTGGATCTTCTGGTACTTGGCGTAGATCTGCCCGGCCTCGGCGGGGTTGTCGATCGCGTACGCCAGGCCCTTGAGCATCGCCTGGTTGAAGCGCCTTATCCGGTCGGGATCGTCTTTCGCGGACTTGGCGCTGACCGCCAACCCGTTGCCGTACAGGTCCGGCAGGAAGTCGCTGAACGGCAGCACGACCGCCTTGCGACCCTTGGCGGCCGCCTCGATGCCCGGCGTGCCCACCACGAACTGGGTGGCCGCGTCGATGCTGCCGGCGGCCAGGTTCTGCCCCATCTGCTGGGCCGGCACGTTGACCCACTGGATCTTCGAGCCGTCCACGCCGGCCTTGCTCGCGTACGCGTCGAACAGCGTCTTGACGACCCCGCCCGGGATGTACGCGATGCGCTTGCCGGC
Coding sequences within:
- a CDS encoding ABC transporter substrate-binding protein → MSIKRVTAAAVMVLALAVGCGKDSSESDQPTADATGSEKVTYLTGVSVQGREAYVYVGKEKGFFQEAGFDVDVKPGNGTNQNLQLLQSGQADFAIVDITAALIEYGKGTFTDFTVVSAIHQRNLACLMVLEGSGIAKPQDLAGKRIAYIPGGVVKTLFDAYASKAGVDGSKIQWVNVPAQQMGQNLAAGSIDAATQFVVGTPGIEAAAKGRKAVVLPFSDFLPDLYGNGLAVSAKSAKDDPDRIRRFNQAMLKGLAYAIDNPAEAGQIYAKYQKIQPQPVAAAEVTLMAPYVKGGAVVGALDLDRVTKNIAVVKDAGVIPTAVKPEDVVSFDLAPKA